A window of the Gossypium hirsutum isolate 1008001.06 chromosome A05, Gossypium_hirsutum_v2.1, whole genome shotgun sequence genome harbors these coding sequences:
- the LOC107902498 gene encoding uncharacterized protein has product MATEYEHCVWFKDGLRDSLRVLIAPQREWDLSALVKKAKIAKKVKRTKRQNRDRWKAKRDVEPSNSGMRPRKKARSNGPVRVGLTVAPTEVTICKYSNRRHPNECWRATGACLRCGSTMHRVKDCPLRANQMQAPVNETVQPPRVVQQPPSGRGQARGGNGMGRGQRTPSQGTGLTEVRQPTVVYAACHREGQDAPDVITNLGSTHSYVASTVSETLGILIKNTDNELTMISPLGQSV; this is encoded by the exons ATGGCGACCGAGTATGAGCACTGTGTGTGGTTTAAGGATGGTCTCCGAGATAGTCTgcgagttctgatagctcctcagagggaGTGGGATTTATCTGCACTGGTTAAAAAGGCGAAGATCGCCAAGAAAGTAAAGCGCACTAAGCGTCAAAATCGAGATAGATGGAAAGCTAAGAGGGATGTAGAGCCTTCGAATTCTGGGATGAGGCCTAGGAAAAAGGCCAGGTCTAATGGGCCCGTGAGAGTTGGGCTTACTGTTGCACCTACTGAGGTGACAATCTGTAAGTACAGTAATAGACGTCATCCGAATGAGTGTTGGAGGGCTACTGGAGCTTGTCTTAGATGTGGGTCTACCATGCATCGTGTTAAGGATTGCCCATTGAGAgctaatcagatgcaagctccggtTAATGAGACTGTACAGCCACCGAGAGTAGTTCAGCAACCACCTAGCGGTCGTGGTcaagctaggggtggtaatggcatGGGCCGAGGCCAGAGAACACCGAGCCAAGGTACTGGATtaactgaggtgaggcagcctaCCGTGGTTTATGCTGCATGTCATCGTGAGGGCCAAGATGCTCCGGATGTCATCACGA ACTTAGgctctacccattcatatgtagctagtactgtgtctgagactttggggATTCTGATCAAGAATACTGATAATGAGTTGACCATGATAAGTCCTTTAGGGCAGTCTGTTTGA